The Azospirillum baldaniorum genome contains a region encoding:
- a CDS encoding WD40 repeat domain-containing protein, translating into MGRGRYPGNPPCRTRRRLLALAAAAPVLTAPLLSRAADLIGHGAMVNAVAVSPDGTRVLTGSWDYSAILWDLASGSQIASFHEHAAGVTAVAFLPDGKRALTGSRDAAILLWDMESGRSLRRFEGHTGTVAGLAVAPDGRRFASAGWDFAIRVWDPESGAALRVLEGHGANVNAVAYTPDGGRLVSAGYDFQIRLWDAATGQEKTVLEGHEGSVNGLALSPDGRLAATASSDETVRLWDLEAGALLRTLYGHTGFVTSVAVAPDGRTLLSGGGGDRRVRLWDAATGRQLASFRGHEKPVLAVVFTPDGQGALSAGYDAVVRHWDLMSKADAERP; encoded by the coding sequence ATGGGAAGAGGGCGTTATCCGGGGAATCCGCCGTGCCGGACCCGTCGCCGGCTGCTCGCGCTGGCCGCGGCCGCGCCAGTCCTCACCGCCCCTCTGCTGTCCCGTGCCGCCGACCTGATCGGCCATGGCGCCATGGTCAACGCCGTCGCCGTGTCGCCCGACGGAACCCGCGTCCTGACCGGAAGCTGGGACTATTCGGCCATCCTCTGGGACCTCGCCTCCGGCTCCCAGATCGCCTCCTTTCACGAGCACGCCGCCGGCGTCACCGCCGTGGCCTTCCTGCCGGACGGCAAACGCGCCCTGACCGGCAGCCGGGATGCCGCCATCCTCCTCTGGGATATGGAGAGCGGCCGGTCGCTGCGCCGTTTCGAAGGCCACACCGGCACCGTGGCGGGTTTGGCGGTGGCGCCGGACGGCCGCCGCTTCGCCTCCGCGGGCTGGGACTTTGCCATCCGCGTCTGGGACCCGGAGAGCGGCGCCGCGCTGCGGGTGCTGGAGGGGCATGGCGCCAACGTGAACGCCGTGGCTTACACCCCGGACGGCGGGCGGCTGGTCTCCGCCGGCTACGACTTCCAGATCCGTCTCTGGGACGCGGCGACCGGTCAGGAGAAGACCGTTCTGGAAGGGCATGAGGGCAGCGTCAACGGTCTGGCCCTGTCCCCCGACGGGCGACTGGCCGCCACGGCGTCGAGCGACGAGACGGTGCGGCTGTGGGACCTGGAGGCCGGCGCGCTCCTGCGCACGCTCTACGGGCATACGGGCTTCGTCACCTCCGTCGCCGTCGCACCCGATGGCAGGACCCTCCTGTCCGGCGGGGGCGGCGACCGGCGTGTCCGGCTGTGGGATGCCGCCACCGGGCGACAACTCGCCTCCTTCCGTGGCCATGAGAAGCCGGTCCTGGCGGTCGTCTTCACCCCGGACGGGCAGGGCGCCCTGTCCGCCGGCTACGACGCGGTGGTTCGCCATTGGGACCTGATGAGCAAGGCCGACGCCGAGCGTCCATGA
- a CDS encoding formate dehydrogenase subunit gamma, producing the protein MTSNHSKGGVGRTLHIVLLGVAMLALTLVMANVSAASAAEAFPPVASQPADGTSKTDMWRGIRSGEQGYVSIPNKSAGVLVQSEGELWRSVRNGPLSTYGGWALGGMIGLLVLFFLVRGRIRIDGQKTGRTIQRFNAFERGVHWLTAGSFVILAFTGLNVLYGRYTVLPLLGPEAFATMTQYGKFAHNYLGFAFMLGIVLIFVMWVKHNIPERNDITWALKAGGLFSKGVHPAAKKFNAGQKVIFWATVLGGAALGFTGVQLLWPFSFASMADMQLYQLIHAAVAVVLTAVIIAHIYIGSVGMEGAFDAMGTGDVELQWAREHHSLWVQEVTGETPGRHGGHHHGRHRAPAE; encoded by the coding sequence ATGACGTCGAATCATTCCAAGGGCGGGGTCGGCAGGACGCTGCACATCGTCCTGCTGGGCGTCGCCATGCTGGCGCTGACGCTGGTCATGGCCAACGTCTCGGCCGCGTCGGCGGCGGAGGCGTTCCCGCCGGTCGCCAGCCAGCCGGCGGACGGCACCTCCAAGACCGACATGTGGCGCGGGATCCGCTCCGGCGAGCAGGGCTACGTCTCCATTCCCAACAAGAGCGCCGGGGTGCTGGTGCAGTCGGAAGGGGAGCTGTGGCGCTCGGTCCGCAACGGCCCGCTGTCCACCTATGGCGGCTGGGCGCTGGGCGGCATGATCGGGCTGCTCGTCCTGTTCTTCCTGGTGCGCGGGCGCATCCGGATCGACGGCCAGAAGACCGGCCGGACCATCCAGCGCTTCAACGCCTTCGAACGGGGCGTGCACTGGCTGACCGCCGGCAGCTTCGTCATCCTGGCCTTCACCGGGCTGAACGTGCTGTACGGGCGCTACACCGTCCTGCCGCTGCTGGGGCCGGAGGCGTTCGCCACGATGACCCAGTACGGCAAGTTCGCCCACAACTACCTGGGTTTCGCCTTCATGCTGGGCATCGTCCTCATCTTCGTGATGTGGGTGAAGCACAACATCCCGGAGCGCAACGACATCACCTGGGCGTTGAAGGCCGGCGGCCTGTTCAGCAAGGGCGTGCATCCGGCGGCGAAGAAGTTCAACGCCGGCCAGAAGGTGATCTTCTGGGCGACGGTGCTGGGCGGCGCGGCGCTGGGCTTCACGGGCGTGCAACTCCTGTGGCCCTTCTCCTTCGCCTCGATGGCCGACATGCAGCTCTACCAGCTGATCCACGCCGCGGTGGCGGTGGTGCTGACCGCGGTCATCATCGCGCACATCTACATCGGCTCGGTCGGCATGGAAGGCGCCTTCGACGCCATGGGCACGGGCGACGTCGAACTCCAGTGGGCGCGCGAGCACCATTCGCTGTGGGTTCAGGAGGTGACGGGCGAGACTCCCGGCCGTCATGGGGGCCATCACCACGGCCGTCACCGCGCGCCCGCCGAGTGA
- a CDS encoding sensor histidine kinase, with amino-acid sequence MKRNGTLPRSGDAPSPLGAPARPARSLPGLGLLRRLDELTLAARVGLGFGVVLALVLLLALIGVASLYGVSREVGTFSGYADASQTAADLDIGLRDLEVSVRDHLAEGDQQSLLDAGLRRDGLLERLTALAGMVQDGADHRSVEDARKALDAYWSGFEALVALRGERARLTESVLEPQISQIRAGLGRLKDAGGVDSAALAGDATVAILMMQDHLGRYVARRDDRDSLRMRAELGNARAKLAEMNRYLWVPGTRQTIDEVEAALAGIDGVLDSIEASLVDEDGLRAERLTPNAAVVATRAAEIRQRNDAVAAELRGGLADQSWRTVRIALWAALGVTLAGLAMVWFVNRRVARPVAGMAAAVTSLAAGRTDIALPPDEGADEVAAMARAVRVLRDNTAEMERQRQEAADRHGQLLRDKERADAANEAKTHFLVNIGQELHAPLNEIVASSQSLMGELHRLGAGELATDIEQIQWTGEQMLTLVDAILDYARIEAGNMDVVLQDFDVHRLLIEARERTLPAADLNGNEVTLQAEAAALGQMYSDFGKVRQALLNLLDNACKFTQSGAVRLAAERVERDGEPWLRFTVTDSGSGFATSQTARLFQPFVQGGGGGAKRRGAGLGLTLVGHYAAMLGGDIEVASEPGQGTRVTVALPAYYQPPAEERPLQVGTAGAAKRPLVTVAPLRPVAQLAS; translated from the coding sequence GTGAAGCGGAACGGAACCCTGCCCCGGTCCGGCGACGCCCCCTCCCCCCTCGGTGCCCCGGCCCGCCCCGCGCGCTCCCTTCCGGGGCTCGGCCTTCTGCGCCGCCTGGACGAGCTGACGCTCGCCGCGCGCGTCGGGCTGGGCTTCGGCGTGGTCCTGGCTCTGGTCCTTCTGCTGGCGCTGATCGGCGTGGCCTCGCTCTACGGGGTCAGCCGCGAAGTCGGCACTTTCTCCGGCTACGCCGACGCCTCCCAGACCGCCGCCGACCTGGACATCGGGCTGCGCGACCTGGAGGTCTCGGTCCGCGATCATCTGGCCGAGGGCGACCAGCAGAGCCTGCTCGACGCCGGGCTGCGCCGCGACGGCCTGCTGGAACGGCTGACCGCCCTGGCCGGGATGGTGCAGGACGGTGCAGATCACCGATCGGTCGAAGACGCGCGCAAGGCGCTGGACGCCTACTGGAGCGGCTTCGAGGCGCTGGTCGCCCTGCGCGGCGAGCGCGCTCGGCTGACCGAGTCGGTGTTGGAACCCCAGATCTCCCAGATCCGCGCCGGGCTGGGCCGGCTGAAGGACGCGGGCGGCGTCGATTCGGCGGCGCTGGCCGGCGACGCGACCGTCGCCATCCTGATGATGCAGGACCATCTCGGCCGCTACGTGGCGCGGCGCGACGACCGCGACTCGCTGCGCATGCGCGCCGAATTGGGCAACGCCCGCGCCAAGCTGGCAGAGATGAACCGCTATCTCTGGGTCCCCGGCACCCGGCAGACCATCGACGAGGTGGAGGCGGCTCTGGCCGGCATCGATGGGGTGCTGGACAGCATCGAGGCCTCCCTGGTCGACGAGGACGGGCTGCGCGCCGAGCGGCTGACGCCCAACGCCGCCGTCGTCGCCACCCGCGCGGCGGAAATCCGCCAGCGCAACGATGCCGTGGCGGCCGAGCTGCGCGGCGGTCTGGCCGACCAGTCCTGGCGCACGGTGCGCATCGCCCTGTGGGCGGCGCTGGGGGTGACGCTGGCCGGTCTGGCGATGGTCTGGTTCGTCAACCGCCGGGTCGCCCGTCCGGTCGCCGGCATGGCCGCCGCCGTGACCTCGCTCGCCGCCGGACGGACCGACATCGCCCTGCCGCCGGACGAGGGGGCGGACGAGGTGGCCGCCATGGCCCGCGCCGTCCGCGTCCTGCGCGACAACACCGCGGAGATGGAGCGCCAGCGCCAGGAGGCCGCCGACCGGCACGGCCAGCTGCTGCGCGACAAGGAGCGCGCCGACGCCGCCAACGAGGCGAAGACCCATTTCCTGGTCAACATCGGGCAGGAGCTTCACGCCCCGCTCAACGAGATCGTCGCCTCCAGCCAGTCGCTGATGGGCGAGCTGCACCGGCTGGGCGCCGGGGAACTGGCGACCGACATCGAGCAGATCCAGTGGACCGGCGAGCAGATGCTGACCCTGGTCGATGCGATCCTCGACTACGCCCGGATCGAGGCCGGCAACATGGACGTCGTGCTGCAGGATTTCGACGTGCACCGGCTGCTGATCGAGGCGCGGGAGCGCACGCTGCCCGCCGCCGACCTCAACGGCAACGAGGTGACGCTCCAGGCGGAGGCCGCGGCGCTCGGCCAGATGTATTCGGATTTCGGCAAGGTCCGGCAGGCGCTTCTGAACCTGCTCGACAACGCTTGCAAGTTCACCCAGAGCGGCGCCGTCCGGCTGGCCGCCGAGCGGGTCGAGCGTGATGGCGAGCCTTGGCTGCGCTTCACCGTGACCGACAGCGGCAGCGGCTTCGCCACCAGCCAGACCGCCCGGCTGTTCCAGCCTTTCGTCCAGGGCGGCGGCGGCGGCGCCAAGCGCCGCGGTGCCGGGCTCGGCCTGACCCTGGTCGGCCATTACGCCGCCATGCTCGGCGGCGACATCGAGGTGGCGAGCGAGCCCGGTCAGGGCACCCGCGTCACGGTGGCCCTGCCCGCCTACTACCAGCCCCCGGCGGAGGAACGCCCGCTCCAGGTCGGCACCGCTGGTGCGGCCAAGCGTCCGCTGGTCACCGTCGCCCCCTTGCGCCCCGTCGCCCAGCTGGCCTCCTGA
- a CDS encoding formate dehydrogenase subunit alpha, with product MLTKKKAAASGGRSLAKMVSGLTGNTVDRRSFLRTSGIAAGGAAIAATMPFGMVKKAEAVTATPAAGAPVKLVKNVCTHCSVGCTVTAEVQNGVWIGQEPSFDSPINLGAHCAKGAAVREHAHGDRRLRYPMKMVDGKWTRISWDQAIQEVGDKLLAIREKSGPDSVFWLGSAKHSNEQAYLIRKFAAFWGTNNVDHQARICHSTTVAGVANVWGYGAMTNSYNDIQKSRAMFFIGSNAAEAHPVSMLHILKGKEQNNAPLIVADPRFTRTAAKADEYIRFRPGTDVGLIWGILWHIFENGWEDKEYIAKRVYGMDEIRAEVAKWTPEEVEKVTGVPGSQLKRVARTLASNRPGTLVWCMGGTQHHIGNNNTRAYCVLQLALGNVGVTGGGTNIFRGHDNVQGATDFGVTSDSLPGYYGLAEGAWRHWARVWDVSYDEVLARFKDKKLMEATGIPVSRWFDGVLEAKENMDQPESIKGMVFWGHAPNSQVRLPDMKKAMEKLELLVVVDPFPTMTAVLSDRKDNFYLLPAATQFETVGSRTASNRSVQWCDKIMEPLFEAKTDHEIMYLFAKKFGFAEPMFKNIKLHGNEPDIEDTTREWNRGMWSVGYTGQSPERLKLHMQHQATFDKTTLRANGGPCDGDYYGLPWPCWGTPEMKHPGTANLYDTSLPVAEGGGAFRARFGVERNGVTLLAEGSYPVGSEIKDGYPEVTYAMLEKLGWAGDFTEAEMAVIRKIGGEKIGAVSWTTDLSGGIQRVAIKHGLNPPGNAKARCVAWNFPDPVPVHREPLYTPRRDLVASYPTYKDTKSWRLPTLYKSIQDRDVSKEYPIILTSGRLVEYEGGGDETRSNPWLAELQQDMFVEINPFDANNAGIKDGQMVWVEGAEQGKVKVKAMLTERVGRGVAFMPFHFGGHYQGQDLRAKYPQGADPIVLGEAANTATTYGYDSVTQMQETKTTLCRISAA from the coding sequence ATGCTGACAAAGAAGAAGGCGGCTGCTTCCGGCGGCCGTTCGCTCGCGAAGATGGTTTCCGGCTTGACTGGTAACACCGTCGACCGTCGTTCGTTCCTCCGCACCTCGGGCATCGCCGCCGGTGGCGCCGCCATCGCCGCCACCATGCCTTTCGGCATGGTGAAGAAGGCCGAGGCGGTGACCGCCACCCCCGCCGCGGGGGCGCCGGTCAAGCTGGTCAAGAACGTCTGCACCCACTGCTCGGTCGGCTGCACGGTCACCGCCGAGGTCCAGAACGGCGTGTGGATCGGCCAGGAGCCGAGCTTCGACAGCCCGATCAACCTGGGCGCCCATTGCGCCAAGGGTGCCGCGGTGCGCGAGCACGCCCACGGTGACCGCCGCCTGCGCTACCCGATGAAGATGGTGGACGGCAAGTGGACCCGGATCTCCTGGGACCAGGCCATCCAGGAGGTCGGCGACAAGCTGCTGGCGATCCGCGAGAAGTCCGGCCCGGATTCGGTCTTCTGGCTCGGCTCGGCCAAGCACAGCAACGAGCAGGCCTATCTGATCCGCAAGTTCGCCGCCTTCTGGGGCACGAACAACGTCGACCATCAGGCCCGCATCTGCCATTCCACCACCGTCGCCGGCGTGGCGAACGTGTGGGGCTACGGCGCCATGACGAACTCGTACAACGACATCCAGAAGTCGCGCGCGATGTTCTTCATCGGCTCCAACGCCGCGGAGGCCCACCCGGTCTCCATGCTCCACATCCTGAAGGGCAAGGAGCAGAACAACGCCCCGCTGATCGTCGCCGATCCGCGCTTCACCCGCACCGCGGCCAAGGCCGACGAGTACATCCGCTTCCGCCCCGGCACCGACGTCGGCCTGATCTGGGGCATCCTCTGGCACATCTTCGAGAATGGCTGGGAGGACAAGGAGTACATCGCCAAGCGCGTCTACGGCATGGACGAGATCCGCGCCGAGGTCGCCAAGTGGACTCCGGAAGAGGTCGAGAAGGTCACCGGCGTTCCGGGCTCGCAGCTGAAGCGCGTCGCCCGCACGCTGGCCTCCAACCGTCCGGGCACGCTCGTCTGGTGCATGGGCGGCACGCAGCACCACATCGGCAACAACAACACCCGCGCCTACTGCGTGCTCCAGCTGGCGCTGGGCAACGTCGGCGTGACGGGCGGCGGCACCAACATCTTCCGCGGCCACGACAACGTGCAGGGCGCCACCGACTTCGGCGTCACCTCGGACTCGCTGCCCGGCTACTACGGTCTGGCGGAAGGCGCGTGGCGCCACTGGGCGCGCGTCTGGGACGTCTCCTATGACGAGGTCCTGGCCCGCTTCAAGGACAAGAAGCTGATGGAGGCCACCGGCATCCCGGTGTCCCGCTGGTTCGACGGCGTCCTGGAAGCCAAGGAGAACATGGACCAGCCCGAGAGCATCAAGGGCATGGTCTTCTGGGGTCACGCGCCGAACAGCCAGGTCCGCCTTCCGGACATGAAGAAGGCGATGGAGAAGCTGGAACTGCTCGTCGTCGTCGATCCGTTCCCGACGATGACCGCCGTCCTGTCCGACCGCAAGGACAACTTCTACCTGCTGCCCGCCGCCACCCAGTTCGAGACCGTCGGGTCGCGCACCGCGTCCAACCGCTCGGTCCAGTGGTGCGACAAGATCATGGAGCCGCTCTTCGAGGCGAAGACGGACCATGAGATCATGTACCTGTTCGCCAAGAAGTTCGGCTTCGCCGAGCCGATGTTCAAGAACATCAAGCTCCACGGCAACGAGCCGGACATCGAGGACACGACGCGGGAGTGGAACCGCGGCATGTGGTCGGTCGGCTACACCGGCCAGTCGCCGGAGCGGCTGAAGCTGCACATGCAGCATCAGGCGACCTTCGACAAGACCACGCTGCGCGCCAACGGCGGCCCGTGCGACGGCGACTATTACGGCCTGCCGTGGCCCTGCTGGGGCACGCCGGAGATGAAGCATCCGGGCACCGCCAATCTCTACGACACCTCCCTGCCGGTCGCCGAGGGCGGCGGCGCCTTCCGTGCGCGCTTCGGCGTGGAGCGCAACGGCGTGACGCTGCTGGCCGAGGGCTCCTACCCGGTCGGGTCGGAGATCAAGGACGGCTATCCGGAAGTCACCTACGCCATGCTGGAGAAGCTGGGCTGGGCCGGCGACTTCACCGAGGCCGAAATGGCGGTGATCCGCAAGATCGGCGGCGAGAAGATCGGCGCGGTGTCCTGGACCACCGACCTGTCGGGCGGCATCCAGCGCGTGGCGATCAAGCACGGCCTGAACCCGCCGGGCAACGCCAAGGCCCGTTGCGTCGCCTGGAACTTCCCGGACCCGGTGCCGGTGCACCGCGAGCCGCTCTACACGCCGCGCCGCGATCTGGTCGCCAGCTACCCGACCTACAAGGACACCAAGTCCTGGCGTCTGCCGACGCTCTACAAGTCCATCCAGGACCGCGACGTGTCGAAGGAGTACCCGATCATCCTCACCTCCGGCCGTCTGGTCGAGTATGAGGGCGGCGGCGACGAGACCCGGTCGAACCCCTGGCTGGCCGAGCTGCAGCAGGACATGTTCGTCGAGATCAACCCGTTCGATGCCAACAACGCCGGCATCAAGGACGGCCAGATGGTCTGGGTCGAGGGTGCGGAGCAGGGCAAGGTGAAGGTCAAGGCCATGCTGACCGAGCGTGTCGGCCGTGGCGTCGCCTTCATGCCCTTCCACTTCGGCGGCCATTACCAGGGCCAGGATCTGCGCGCCAAGTACCCGCAGGGCGCCGACCCGATCGTGCTGGGCGAGGCGGCGAACACCGCCACGACCTACGGCTACGACTCGGTCACGCAGATGCAGGAAACCAAGACCACCCTCTGCCGGATCTCGGCGGCCTGA
- a CDS encoding TorD/DmsD family molecular chaperone: MSVTGEHDPSALPPEEMQRAQLYALLAHLLARPPGGEFLAALAALDGDASPLGQALRGLAEAARGTDAAAVEEEFNILFIGVGGGILSPYGSYYLTGFLHEKPLAELRGDMALLGIARADDVKEPEDHIAALAEMMAGLITGAFDAPADLEAQRRFFDRHIGSWAGRFFTDLESTPSAAFYRTVGTLGHRYLEVEGKAFDMAA; the protein is encoded by the coding sequence GTGTCCGTGACCGGTGAACACGATCCGTCGGCCCTGCCGCCGGAAGAGATGCAGCGGGCGCAGCTCTATGCGCTGCTGGCGCATCTGCTTGCCCGCCCGCCCGGCGGGGAGTTCCTGGCCGCCCTGGCGGCGCTGGACGGCGACGCCAGCCCCCTCGGGCAGGCGCTGCGCGGTCTGGCCGAGGCCGCCCGCGGCACGGACGCCGCCGCGGTGGAGGAGGAGTTCAATATCCTCTTCATCGGCGTCGGCGGCGGCATCCTGTCCCCCTACGGCTCTTACTATCTCACGGGTTTCCTTCACGAAAAGCCGCTGGCCGAGCTGCGCGGCGACATGGCGCTGCTGGGTATCGCCCGCGCCGACGATGTGAAGGAACCCGAAGACCACATCGCCGCCCTGGCCGAGATGATGGCGGGTCTGATCACCGGGGCCTTCGACGCCCCGGCCGATCTGGAGGCGCAGCGCCGCTTCTTCGACCGCCACATCGGCTCCTGGGCCGGCCGGTTCTTCACCGATCTGGAATCCACGCCGTCCGCCGCCTTCTACCGCACGGTGGGCACGCTGGGTCACCGCTATCTGGAGGTCGAGGGCAAGGCCTTCGACATGGCGGCGTGA
- a CDS encoding ATP synthase subunit B, whose amino-acid sequence MNTPEMWVAIAFIIFAALVWKKAAGAITGLLDARAEKIRAELDEAQRLREDAQALLANYQRRQRDALKEAEAIIAHAREEADRLRSQAGADLEASLKRREAQAMDRIAQAEAGALAEVRNLTVDIAMDASRRILETGIQPAQADKLIDQSIAELPKHLH is encoded by the coding sequence ATGAACACGCCTGAAATGTGGGTCGCCATCGCCTTCATCATCTTCGCCGCCCTGGTGTGGAAGAAGGCGGCTGGCGCGATCACCGGCCTTCTCGACGCCCGCGCCGAGAAGATCCGGGCGGAGCTGGACGAGGCCCAGCGCCTGCGTGAAGACGCCCAGGCGCTGCTCGCCAACTACCAGCGCCGTCAGCGCGACGCGCTGAAGGAGGCCGAGGCCATCATCGCCCACGCCCGCGAGGAGGCCGACCGCCTCCGCTCGCAGGCCGGCGCCGACCTCGAAGCCTCGCTGAAGCGCCGCGAGGCCCAGGCCATGGACCGCATCGCCCAGGCGGAAGCCGGGGCGCTGGCCGAAGTCCGCAACCTGACCGTCGATATCGCCATGGACGCCAGCCGCCGCATCCTGGAAACCGGCATCCAGCCGGCCCAGGCGGACAAGCTGATCGACCAGTCGATCGCCGAGCTGCCGAAGCACCTGCACTGA
- the fdh3B gene encoding formate dehydrogenase FDH3 subunit beta codes for MARMKFLCDADRCIECNACVTACKNEHEVPWGINRRRVVTINDGKPGERSISVACMHCSDAPCKAVCPVDCFYQTEQGVVLHNKDLCIGCGYCFYACPFGAPQYPQAGNFGTRGKMDKCTFCAGGPEADNTDAEYKKYGRNRLAEGKLPLCAEMCSTKALLAGDGDKVSDIYRERVVARGFGSGAWGWGTAYQMKAGS; via the coding sequence ATGGCCCGCATGAAATTCCTCTGCGACGCGGACCGCTGCATCGAATGCAACGCCTGCGTCACCGCCTGCAAGAACGAGCACGAGGTGCCCTGGGGCATCAACCGCCGCCGCGTCGTCACCATCAACGACGGCAAGCCGGGTGAGCGGTCGATCTCGGTCGCCTGCATGCATTGCTCCGACGCGCCCTGCAAGGCCGTCTGCCCGGTCGACTGCTTCTACCAGACCGAGCAGGGCGTGGTCCTGCACAACAAGGACCTGTGCATCGGCTGCGGCTACTGCTTCTACGCCTGCCCGTTCGGCGCCCCGCAGTACCCGCAGGCCGGAAACTTCGGCACCCGCGGCAAGATGGACAAGTGCACCTTCTGCGCCGGCGGCCCGGAGGCCGACAACACGGATGCGGAGTACAAGAAGTACGGCCGCAACCGTCTGGCCGAAGGCAAGCTGCCGCTCTGTGCCGAGATGTGCTCGACCAAGGCCCTGCTGGCCGGCGACGGCGACAAGGTGTCGGACATCTACCGCGAGCGCGTGGTCGCCCGCGGCTTCGGGTCCGGCGCCTGGGGCTGGGGCACCGCCTATCAGATGAAGGCGGGGTCGTGA
- a CDS encoding class II aldolase/adducin family protein: MTSLSHPAQRRAIIDTCLAMNGAGINQGSSGNLSVRVEGGFLITPSSLPYDETAPEDIVEMGFDGTYVGRRRPSSEWRFHRDILKARPDVDVVLHTHSTFATALAVHGRGIPSFHYMVALAGGDSIRCAPYATFGSQELSDHAVAALEGRLACLLANHGMIVLGKTPKGALALAVEVETLARQYLHAHLLGEPVILPPEEIARVAEKMRRMKYGLPPDEGAALEDTARPREA, encoded by the coding sequence ATGACCAGCCTGTCCCACCCGGCGCAGCGCCGCGCCATCATCGACACCTGCCTCGCCATGAACGGGGCGGGCATCAACCAGGGCTCGTCGGGCAACCTGTCGGTTCGGGTGGAGGGCGGCTTCCTGATCACGCCCAGCAGCCTGCCTTATGACGAGACGGCGCCCGAGGACATCGTGGAGATGGGCTTCGACGGGACCTATGTCGGCCGGCGGCGGCCCTCGTCGGAATGGCGCTTCCACCGCGACATCCTGAAGGCGCGGCCCGACGTGGACGTGGTGCTGCACACCCATTCGACCTTCGCCACGGCGCTGGCCGTTCATGGCCGGGGCATCCCCAGCTTCCATTACATGGTGGCGCTGGCCGGCGGCGATTCGATCCGCTGCGCGCCCTACGCCACCTTCGGTTCGCAGGAGCTGTCCGACCACGCCGTGGCGGCGCTGGAGGGGCGGCTGGCCTGCCTGCTGGCCAATCACGGCATGATCGTGCTGGGCAAGACGCCGAAGGGCGCGCTGGCGCTGGCGGTGGAGGTGGAGACGCTGGCCCGCCAGTATCTCCATGCCCATCTGCTCGGCGAGCCGGTTATCCTGCCGCCCGAGGAGATCGCGCGAGTCGCCGAGAAGATGCGCCGCATGAAGTATGGCCTGCCGCCCGACGAGGGTGCAGCGCTGGAGGACACCGCCCGCCCGCGCGAGGCCTGA
- a CDS encoding DODA-type extradiol aromatic ring-opening family dioxygenase produces MTTTQPATALPSSAFPSVFVSHGAPTLIIEDSPGRHFLAGLGTRLGRPSAVIAVSAHWTTQTPAISGATQPDTIHDFYGFPRALYAMRYAAPGAPALADRVRALTGATVDPGQGLDHGAWVPLMLMYPEADIPVAQLSVQPSATAAEHIALGRALAPLRKEGVLILGSGGAVHNLGDFRFGERDVAGWAEDFAGWLDGVLTAGDEASLAGWKTLCPQAKAAHPTDEHFLPLPVAFGAAGSAVRTERLHTGFEHGSIGMQAYAFHGTI; encoded by the coding sequence ATGACCACGACCCAGCCGGCCACCGCCCTGCCCTCTTCCGCCTTCCCCAGCGTCTTCGTCTCGCACGGCGCGCCCACCCTCATCATCGAGGATTCGCCGGGCCGCCATTTCCTGGCCGGTCTGGGCACGCGGCTGGGCCGCCCGAGCGCGGTGATCGCGGTGTCGGCGCATTGGACGACCCAGACCCCGGCGATCAGCGGCGCCACGCAGCCGGACACCATCCACGACTTCTACGGCTTCCCCCGCGCCCTCTACGCGATGCGCTACGCCGCCCCCGGTGCCCCGGCGCTGGCCGACCGTGTGCGGGCGCTGACCGGCGCCACGGTGGACCCCGGCCAGGGGCTCGACCACGGCGCCTGGGTGCCGCTGATGCTGATGTATCCGGAGGCCGACATCCCGGTCGCCCAGCTCTCCGTCCAGCCAAGTGCCACCGCCGCCGAACACATCGCGCTGGGCCGCGCCCTGGCGCCCCTGCGGAAAGAGGGCGTGCTGATCCTGGGCAGCGGCGGCGCCGTCCACAATCTCGGCGACTTCCGCTTCGGCGAGCGCGACGTGGCCGGTTGGGCGGAGGACTTCGCCGGCTGGCTCGACGGGGTGCTGACGGCGGGCGACGAGGCGTCGCTGGCCGGCTGGAAGACCCTCTGCCCGCAGGCCAAGGCGGCGCATCCCACCGACGAGCATTTCCTGCCCCTGCCCGTGGCCTTCGGCGCCGCCGGAAGCGCGGTGCGGACGGAGCGGCTTCACACCGGGTTCGAGCATGGCAGCATCGGCATGCAAGCCTACGCCTTCCACGGCACGATCTGA